Proteins found in one Amphiura filiformis chromosome 14, Afil_fr2py, whole genome shotgun sequence genomic segment:
- the LOC140170376 gene encoding glycogen synthase kinase-3 beta-like isoform X2 produces the protein MSGRPRTTSFADANKGSNPAFQGFKISHKDGSKVTQVQATPGTGNDRPVEISYTDTKVIGNGSFGVVYQAKLIETSEMVAIKKVLQDKRFKNRELQIMRKLEHSNIVKLKYFFYSSGDKKAEVFLNLVMEFLPEMLYRIARHYSKQKLSIPTLYVKLYMYQLYGSLAYINTIGVCHRDIKPQNLLLDPETGVLKLCDFGSAKQLVRGEPNVSYICSRYYRAPELIFGATDYTCNIDVWSAGCVLAELLLGQPIFPGDSGVDQLVEIIKVLGTPSRDQIHEMNRNYTEFKFPQIRPHPWNKVFRPKTPPEAITLCSRLLEYTPSARISPLEACFYSFFNELRDPHTRLPNQRPLPPLFNFTSKELTIQPTLNDVLVPPHAKQQAGSSSEGRASSSGAPGTSSGGATGGN, from the exons ATAAAGATGGAAGTAAGGTTACACAAGTCCAAGCGACACCTGGTACGGGGAATGATAGACCAGTAGAAATCTCGTACACAGACACAAAAGTTATCGGCAATGGCTCATTTGGTGTTGTATACCAAGCTAAACTTATAGAAACCAGTGAAATGGTTGCTATTAAAAAGGTTCTACAGGATAAAAGGTTCAAG AATCGTGAATTACAGATTATGCGTAAACTAGAACACAGCAACATTGTCAAGCTCAAATATTTCTTCTATTCTAGTGGAGACAAA AAAGCCGAAGTCTTCTTGAATTTAGTTATGGAATTTCTTCCGGAGATGTTGTATCGCATCGCGAGACATTATAGTAAACAAAAGCTATCGATACCAACGCTCTATGTCAAG TTGTACATGTACCAGTTATACGGCAGTTTAGCTTATATTAACACGATAGGAGTATGTCACAGAGATATTAAACCGCAGAATCTGCTACTTGATCCAGAGACGGGTGTACTTAAACTTTGTGATTTTGGCAG tGCAAAGCAACTTGTACGAGGAGAGCCCAATGTATCATACATATGCTCAAGGTACTACAGGGCGCCTGAACTCATATTCGGAGCAACAGACTATACTTGCAATATAG ATGTGTGGTCAGCAGGGTGTGTACTGGCGGAACTGTTGCTAGGTCAACCAATCTTCCCTGGCGACAGCGGCGTAGATCAACTGGTAGAGATAATCAAAGTGTTAGGCACGCCCTCGAGAGACCAGATACACGAGATGAATCGCAATTACACTGAATTCAAATTCCCACAGATCAGGCCGCATCCATGGAACAAG GTGTTCCGGCCAAAGACCCCTCCAGAAGCCATCACTCTGTGTAGTCGGCTTTTAGAATACACTCCCTCCGCCAGGATATCGCCATTAGAAGCCTGCTTTTACAGCTTCTTTAATGAATTACGGGACCCACACACAAGGTTACCCAATCAGAGACCTCTACCACCTCTCTTCAATTTCACATCTAAGG AATTGACCATCCAGCCAACCCTTAATGATGTTCTCGTCCCTCCACACGCAAAGCAACAAGCAGGGTCATCGTCGGAAGGGAGGGCGTCATCAAGCGGGGCACCAGGGACGTCATCAGGCGGCGCCACTGGGGGCAATTGA
- the LOC140170376 gene encoding glycogen synthase kinase-3 beta-like isoform X4, with protein sequence MAALHVPPARRSHIDKDGSKVTQVQATPGTGNDRPVEISYTDTKVIGNGSFGVVYQAKLIETSEMVAIKKVLQDKRFKNRELQIMRKLEHSNIVKLKYFFYSSGDKKEEVFLNLVLEYVPETVYRVARHYSKNKQTIPILYVKLYMYQLYGSLAYINTIGVCHRDIKPQNLLLDPETGVLKLCDFGSAKQLVRGEPNVSYICSRYYRAPELIFGATDYTCNIDVWSAGCVLAELLLGQPIFPGDSGVDQLVEIIKVLGTPSRDQIHEMNRNYTEFKFPQIRPHPWNKVFRPKTPPEAITLCSRLLEYTPSARISPLEACFYSFFNELRDPHTRLPNQRPLPPLFNFTSKELTIQPTLNDVLVPPHAKQQAGSSSEGRASSSGAPGTSSGGATGGN encoded by the exons ATAAAGATGGAAGTAAGGTTACACAAGTCCAAGCGACACCTGGTACGGGGAATGATAGACCAGTAGAAATCTCGTACACAGACACAAAAGTTATCGGCAATGGCTCATTTGGTGTTGTATACCAAGCTAAACTTATAGAAACCAGTGAAATGGTTGCTATTAAAAAGGTTCTACAGGATAAAAGGTTCAAG AATCGTGAATTACAGATTATGCGTAAACTAGAACACAGCAACATTGTCAAGCTCAAATATTTCTTCTATTCTAGTGGAGACAAA AAAGAAGAGGTCTTCTTGAATTTAGTCTTGGAATACGTCCCAGAGACGGTGTATCGGGTCGCCAGACACTACagtaaaaataaacaaactataccAATATTATATGTGAAG TTGTACATGTACCAGTTATACGGCAGTTTAGCTTATATTAACACGATAGGAGTATGTCACAGAGATATTAAACCGCAGAATCTGCTACTTGATCCAGAGACGGGTGTACTTAAACTTTGTGATTTTGGCAG tGCAAAGCAACTTGTACGAGGAGAGCCCAATGTATCATACATATGCTCAAGGTACTACAGGGCGCCTGAACTCATATTCGGAGCAACAGACTATACTTGCAATATAG ATGTGTGGTCAGCAGGGTGTGTACTGGCGGAACTGTTGCTAGGTCAACCAATCTTCCCTGGCGACAGCGGCGTAGATCAACTGGTAGAGATAATCAAAGTGTTAGGCACGCCCTCGAGAGACCAGATACACGAGATGAATCGCAATTACACTGAATTCAAATTCCCACAGATCAGGCCGCATCCATGGAACAAG GTGTTCCGGCCAAAGACCCCTCCAGAAGCCATCACTCTGTGTAGTCGGCTTTTAGAATACACTCCCTCCGCCAGGATATCGCCATTAGAAGCCTGCTTTTACAGCTTCTTTAATGAATTACGGGACCCACACACAAGGTTACCCAATCAGAGACCTCTACCACCTCTCTTCAATTTCACATCTAAGG AATTGACCATCCAGCCAACCCTTAATGATGTTCTCGTCCCTCCACACGCAAAGCAACAAGCAGGGTCATCGTCGGAAGGGAGGGCGTCATCAAGCGGGGCACCAGGGACGTCATCAGGCGGCGCCACTGGGGGCAATTGA
- the LOC140170376 gene encoding glycogen synthase kinase-3 beta-like isoform X1, which yields MSGRPRTTSFADANKGSNPAFQGFKISHKDGSKVTQVQATPGTGNDRPVEISYTDTKVIGNGSFGVVYQAKLIETSEMVAIKKVLQDKRFKNRELQIMRKLEHSNIVKLKYFFYSSGDKKEEVFLNLVLEYVPETVYRVARHYSKNKQTIPILYVKLYMYQLYGSLAYINTIGVCHRDIKPQNLLLDPETGVLKLCDFGSAKQLVRGEPNVSYICSRYYRAPELIFGATDYTCNIDVWSAGCVLAELLLGQPIFPGDSGVDQLVEIIKVLGTPSRDQIHEMNRNYTEFKFPQIRPHPWNKVFRPKTPPEAITLCSRLLEYTPSARISPLEACFYSFFNELRDPHTRLPNQRPLPPLFNFTSKELTIQPTLNDVLVPPHAKQQAGSSSEGRASSSGAPGTSSGGATGGN from the exons ATAAAGATGGAAGTAAGGTTACACAAGTCCAAGCGACACCTGGTACGGGGAATGATAGACCAGTAGAAATCTCGTACACAGACACAAAAGTTATCGGCAATGGCTCATTTGGTGTTGTATACCAAGCTAAACTTATAGAAACCAGTGAAATGGTTGCTATTAAAAAGGTTCTACAGGATAAAAGGTTCAAG AATCGTGAATTACAGATTATGCGTAAACTAGAACACAGCAACATTGTCAAGCTCAAATATTTCTTCTATTCTAGTGGAGACAAA AAAGAAGAGGTCTTCTTGAATTTAGTCTTGGAATACGTCCCAGAGACGGTGTATCGGGTCGCCAGACACTACagtaaaaataaacaaactataccAATATTATATGTGAAG TTGTACATGTACCAGTTATACGGCAGTTTAGCTTATATTAACACGATAGGAGTATGTCACAGAGATATTAAACCGCAGAATCTGCTACTTGATCCAGAGACGGGTGTACTTAAACTTTGTGATTTTGGCAG tGCAAAGCAACTTGTACGAGGAGAGCCCAATGTATCATACATATGCTCAAGGTACTACAGGGCGCCTGAACTCATATTCGGAGCAACAGACTATACTTGCAATATAG ATGTGTGGTCAGCAGGGTGTGTACTGGCGGAACTGTTGCTAGGTCAACCAATCTTCCCTGGCGACAGCGGCGTAGATCAACTGGTAGAGATAATCAAAGTGTTAGGCACGCCCTCGAGAGACCAGATACACGAGATGAATCGCAATTACACTGAATTCAAATTCCCACAGATCAGGCCGCATCCATGGAACAAG GTGTTCCGGCCAAAGACCCCTCCAGAAGCCATCACTCTGTGTAGTCGGCTTTTAGAATACACTCCCTCCGCCAGGATATCGCCATTAGAAGCCTGCTTTTACAGCTTCTTTAATGAATTACGGGACCCACACACAAGGTTACCCAATCAGAGACCTCTACCACCTCTCTTCAATTTCACATCTAAGG AATTGACCATCCAGCCAACCCTTAATGATGTTCTCGTCCCTCCACACGCAAAGCAACAAGCAGGGTCATCGTCGGAAGGGAGGGCGTCATCAAGCGGGGCACCAGGGACGTCATCAGGCGGCGCCACTGGGGGCAATTGA
- the LOC140170376 gene encoding glycogen synthase kinase-3 beta-like isoform X3 codes for MREHMAYSWEQRDGVLVTAYLAFNKDGSKVTQVQATPGTGNDRPVEISYTDTKVIGNGSFGVVYQAKLIETSEMVAIKKVLQDKRFKNRELQIMRKLEHSNIVKLKYFFYSSGDKKEEVFLNLVLEYVPETVYRVARHYSKNKQTIPILYVKLYMYQLYGSLAYINTIGVCHRDIKPQNLLLDPETGVLKLCDFGSAKQLVRGEPNVSYICSRYYRAPELIFGATDYTCNIDVWSAGCVLAELLLGQPIFPGDSGVDQLVEIIKVLGTPSRDQIHEMNRNYTEFKFPQIRPHPWNKVFRPKTPPEAITLCSRLLEYTPSARISPLEACFYSFFNELRDPHTRLPNQRPLPPLFNFTSKELTIQPTLNDVLVPPHAKQQAGSSSEGRASSSGAPGTSSGGATGGN; via the exons GGGAGCAGAGAGATGGTGTGTTGGTGACTGCTTATCTGGCATTCA ATAAAGATGGAAGTAAGGTTACACAAGTCCAAGCGACACCTGGTACGGGGAATGATAGACCAGTAGAAATCTCGTACACAGACACAAAAGTTATCGGCAATGGCTCATTTGGTGTTGTATACCAAGCTAAACTTATAGAAACCAGTGAAATGGTTGCTATTAAAAAGGTTCTACAGGATAAAAGGTTCAAG AATCGTGAATTACAGATTATGCGTAAACTAGAACACAGCAACATTGTCAAGCTCAAATATTTCTTCTATTCTAGTGGAGACAAA AAAGAAGAGGTCTTCTTGAATTTAGTCTTGGAATACGTCCCAGAGACGGTGTATCGGGTCGCCAGACACTACagtaaaaataaacaaactataccAATATTATATGTGAAG TTGTACATGTACCAGTTATACGGCAGTTTAGCTTATATTAACACGATAGGAGTATGTCACAGAGATATTAAACCGCAGAATCTGCTACTTGATCCAGAGACGGGTGTACTTAAACTTTGTGATTTTGGCAG tGCAAAGCAACTTGTACGAGGAGAGCCCAATGTATCATACATATGCTCAAGGTACTACAGGGCGCCTGAACTCATATTCGGAGCAACAGACTATACTTGCAATATAG ATGTGTGGTCAGCAGGGTGTGTACTGGCGGAACTGTTGCTAGGTCAACCAATCTTCCCTGGCGACAGCGGCGTAGATCAACTGGTAGAGATAATCAAAGTGTTAGGCACGCCCTCGAGAGACCAGATACACGAGATGAATCGCAATTACACTGAATTCAAATTCCCACAGATCAGGCCGCATCCATGGAACAAG GTGTTCCGGCCAAAGACCCCTCCAGAAGCCATCACTCTGTGTAGTCGGCTTTTAGAATACACTCCCTCCGCCAGGATATCGCCATTAGAAGCCTGCTTTTACAGCTTCTTTAATGAATTACGGGACCCACACACAAGGTTACCCAATCAGAGACCTCTACCACCTCTCTTCAATTTCACATCTAAGG AATTGACCATCCAGCCAACCCTTAATGATGTTCTCGTCCCTCCACACGCAAAGCAACAAGCAGGGTCATCGTCGGAAGGGAGGGCGTCATCAAGCGGGGCACCAGGGACGTCATCAGGCGGCGCCACTGGGGGCAATTGA